From the genome of Phreatobacter cathodiphilus, one region includes:
- a CDS encoding RluA family pseudouridine synthase, producing MTAPSSHPVPDDPLGLIPRLLHRDASVLILNKPAGLPVHKGPGGGETLADHLDVLRFGLPRAPELAHRLDKDTAGCLVLGRHRRALERLGLMFKRGEVTKTYWAVVEGDPAEEAGEIAIPMGPRDPKRGWWMKADPKGQPALTRFRVLGRGEGRTWLALEPVTGRTHQLRLHCAESGFPILGDTIYGSAPRRGGPGLHLLARSVVVPFDPKRAAIAAEAPPPEAMGPALKACGWAG from the coding sequence ATGACCGCGCCGTCCTCCCACCCCGTTCCCGACGATCCGCTCGGCCTCATCCCGCGCCTGCTGCACCGCGACGCCAGCGTGCTGATCCTGAACAAGCCGGCGGGTCTGCCGGTGCACAAGGGGCCGGGCGGCGGCGAGACTCTCGCCGACCATCTCGACGTGCTGCGCTTCGGCCTGCCGCGGGCGCCCGAACTCGCCCACCGGCTCGACAAGGACACGGCCGGCTGCCTGGTGCTCGGCCGCCACCGGCGGGCGCTGGAGCGCCTCGGGCTGATGTTCAAGCGCGGCGAGGTGACGAAGACCTACTGGGCCGTGGTGGAAGGCGACCCGGCGGAGGAGGCCGGGGAGATCGCGATTCCCATGGGCCCTCGGGACCCCAAGCGCGGCTGGTGGATGAAGGCCGACCCCAAGGGCCAGCCGGCGCTGACGCGCTTCCGGGTTCTGGGACGGGGCGAGGGACGGACGTGGCTCGCCCTGGAGCCGGTCACCGGCCGCACCCACCAGCTCAGGCTGCACTGCGCCGAGAGCGGCTTTCCCATCCTCGGCGACACCATCTACGGCTCGGCGCCGCGGCGCGGCGGGCCGGGCCTGCACCTGCTGGCGCGTTCCGTCGTCGTTCCCTTCGATCCGAAGCGGGCGGCCATCGCCGCCGAGGCGCCGCCGCCGGAGGCCATGGGGCCGGCGCTGAAAGCCTGCGGCTGGGCGGGCTGA
- the ftsY gene encoding signal recognition particle-docking protein FtsY has protein sequence MPGTPPSPRRQRDPVPMSDQPKPDEPKRPGFFKRLFGQDEPVAPAPAEVAIPEPAPPAESASPAPAEPKSWWRRLTEGLSRTSSKLGTGVTDLFTKRKLDHATLEELEDLLIQADLGVETAARIAGALSKGRFGKDIAPDEVRAVLAGEIEAVLAPVARPLVVESATRPFVIMVVGVNGAGKTTTIGKLAAKFRTEGRSVLLGAGDTFRAAAIEQLKVWGERTGAPVVTRPQGSDAAGLAFDTVKQAQEAGTDVVILDTAGRLQNKAELMAELEKVVRVIRKVDAAAPHAVLLVLDATTGQNALTQVDAFARTAGVTGLVMTKLDGTARGGILVAVAAKTGLPVHFIGVGEGIDDLEPFAAQDFARAIVGLDEG, from the coding sequence ATGCCGGGGACGCCCCCGTCACCCCGCCGCCAGCGAGATCCCGTGCCGATGTCCGATCAGCCGAAGCCCGACGAGCCGAAACGTCCCGGTTTCTTCAAGCGGCTGTTCGGACAGGACGAGCCGGTGGCGCCTGCGCCGGCCGAAGTCGCGATCCCCGAGCCCGCTCCGCCCGCCGAAAGCGCATCCCCTGCCCCGGCCGAGCCGAAGAGCTGGTGGCGTCGCCTCACCGAGGGGCTGTCGCGCACCTCCTCGAAGCTCGGCACCGGCGTCACCGATCTCTTCACCAAGCGCAAGCTCGACCATGCGACGCTGGAGGAGCTGGAGGACCTGCTGATCCAGGCCGACCTCGGCGTCGAGACCGCCGCCCGCATCGCCGGCGCCCTGTCCAAGGGCCGCTTCGGCAAGGACATCGCGCCGGATGAGGTCCGCGCCGTCCTCGCCGGCGAGATCGAGGCCGTTCTCGCCCCCGTCGCCCGGCCGCTGGTGGTCGAGAGCGCTACCAGGCCCTTCGTGATCATGGTGGTCGGCGTCAACGGCGCCGGCAAGACGACCACCATCGGCAAGCTCGCCGCCAAGTTCCGCACCGAGGGCCGCTCCGTCCTGCTCGGCGCCGGCGACACCTTCCGCGCCGCCGCCATCGAGCAGCTCAAGGTCTGGGGCGAGCGCACCGGCGCCCCCGTCGTCACCCGGCCGCAGGGATCAGACGCGGCGGGCCTCGCCTTCGACACGGTGAAACAGGCGCAGGAGGCCGGCACCGACGTGGTCATCCTCGACACCGCCGGCCGCCTGCAGAACAAGGCTGAGCTAATGGCGGAGCTGGAAAAGGTCGTGCGCGTCATCCGCAAGGTCGATGCCGCCGCGCCCCATGCCGTGCTGCTGGTGCTCGACGCGACGACCGGTCAGAACGCCCTGACCCAGGTCGACGCCTTCGCCCGCACGGCGGGCGTCACCGGCCTCGTCATGACCAAGCTCGACGGCACCGCCCGCGGCGGCATCCTCGTCGCCGTGGCGGCGAAGACCGGCCTGCCGGTCCATTTCATCGGGGTGGGCGAGGGGATCGATGACCTCGAGCCCTTCGCGGCGCAGGATTTCGCCCGCGCCATCGTCGGTCTCGACGAGGGCTGA
- a CDS encoding metallopeptidase family protein, whose translation MPAEDAVAALAALKAPDLEAFEAIAATAYAGLPEDFRALCKSLVIRVEDFPTEEVLKEMEAESDFDLLGLFQGTGMPFQSVQHSGAMPNMIWLYRRPILDYWAEHDETLGAVVAHVLIHEIGHHFGLSDDDMEAIEKRGE comes from the coding sequence ATGCCCGCTGAAGACGCCGTCGCCGCCCTCGCCGCCCTCAAGGCGCCGGACCTCGAGGCCTTCGAGGCCATCGCCGCGACCGCCTATGCCGGGCTGCCGGAGGATTTCCGCGCCCTCTGCAAGAGCCTCGTCATCCGCGTCGAGGATTTCCCCACCGAGGAGGTGCTGAAGGAGATGGAGGCCGAGAGCGACTTCGACCTGCTCGGCCTCTTCCAGGGCACCGGCATGCCCTTCCAGTCGGTGCAGCATTCCGGCGCCATGCCCAACATGATCTGGCTCTACCGCCGGCCGATCCTCGACTACTGGGCCGAGCACGACGAGACGCTCGGCGCCGTCGTCGCCCATGTGCTGATCCACGAGATCGGCCACCATTTCGGCCTGTCGGACGACGACATGGAGGCGATCGAGAAGCGCGGGGAGTGA
- a CDS encoding CoxG family protein, translating to MDMTGTQRIEAPREVVWAALNDPDVLRQCIPGCQSMERTGDNGFSAKAVLKIGPVKASFSGSVTLSDIDPPNGYTISGEGNGGVAGMAKGGATVKLTEESEGVTLLTYDVKSQISGKIAQLGSRLIDATAKKLAGEFFESFSKVVAPPAPGEEMPEEKKKWWKFGKG from the coding sequence ATGGACATGACCGGCACGCAGCGCATCGAAGCCCCGCGCGAGGTGGTGTGGGCGGCGCTGAACGACCCCGACGTGCTGCGCCAGTGCATTCCCGGCTGCCAGAGCATGGAGCGCACCGGCGACAACGGCTTTTCCGCCAAGGCGGTGCTGAAGATCGGCCCGGTCAAGGCGAGCTTCTCCGGCAGCGTGACGCTCTCCGACATCGACCCGCCCAACGGCTACACCATCTCCGGCGAGGGCAATGGCGGCGTCGCCGGCATGGCCAAGGGCGGCGCCACGGTGAAGCTCACCGAGGAGAGCGAGGGCGTGACGCTGCTCACCTACGACGTGAAGAGCCAGATTTCCGGCAAGATCGCCCAGCTCGGCTCGCGCCTCATCGACGCCACCGCCAAGAAGCTGGCGGGCGAGTTCTTCGAGAGCTTCTCCAAGGTCGTCGCCCCGCCCGCCCCCGGCGAGGAGATGCCGGAGGAGAAGAAGAAGTGGTGGAAGTTCGGCAAGGGCTGA
- a CDS encoding methyltransferase domain-containing protein gives MTQQHFDQQLVGRRRVRAARGEPADFLLAQVAEDLADRLALVQRSFTAIADVATPTDALREAIAGRGWPLPLAAEPVESLARRRAAPVVVAPADALPFRDQSLDLAVSALGLQFVDDLPGVFAQVRRALKPDGLFLAAMLGGDTLTELRQAFAAAESEIDGGLSPRVAPFADVRDVGGLLQRAGFALPVTDSDRLTVRYGDVFALMRDLRAMGATNPLAGRRRVPLRRATLLRMAEVYHERFADPDGRIRATFQVVTLSGWAPHESQQKPLRPGSAKARLADALKAIELPTGEKPGG, from the coding sequence ATGACACAGCAGCATTTCGACCAGCAACTCGTCGGACGGCGCCGGGTTCGCGCCGCACGGGGCGAGCCGGCGGATTTCCTGCTGGCCCAGGTGGCGGAGGACCTCGCCGACCGGCTGGCGCTGGTGCAGCGCAGCTTCACCGCCATCGCCGACGTCGCAACGCCGACCGACGCGCTACGAGAGGCGATCGCCGGCCGCGGATGGCCCCTGCCGCTCGCCGCCGAGCCGGTCGAAAGCCTCGCCCGCCGCCGCGCGGCACCCGTGGTGGTGGCGCCGGCCGACGCCCTGCCCTTCCGCGACCAGAGCCTCGACCTCGCCGTCTCGGCCCTCGGGCTGCAATTCGTCGACGACCTGCCGGGCGTTTTCGCTCAAGTGCGCCGGGCGCTGAAGCCGGACGGGCTGTTCCTCGCGGCGATGCTCGGCGGCGACACGCTGACCGAGCTGCGCCAGGCCTTCGCGGCGGCCGAGAGCGAGATCGACGGCGGCCTGTCACCGCGGGTCGCGCCCTTCGCCGACGTGCGCGACGTCGGCGGGCTGCTGCAACGGGCCGGCTTCGCCCTTCCCGTCACCGATTCGGACCGGCTGACCGTGCGCTACGGCGACGTCTTCGCGCTGATGCGCGACCTGCGCGCCATGGGCGCCACCAATCCGCTCGCCGGCCGGCGGCGGGTGCCGCTCCGGCGGGCGACCCTGCTGCGAATGGCGGAGGTCTATCACGAACGTTTCGCCGATCCGGACGGGCGTATCCGCGCCACCTTCCAGGTCGTGACGCTGTCCGGCTGGGCGCCGCACGAGAGCCAGCAGAAGCCGCTCCGGCCGGGCTCGGCCAAGGCGCGGCTCGCCGATGCGCTGAAGGCCATCGAACTGCCCACAGGCGAGAAGCCCGGCGGCTGA
- a CDS encoding YihY/virulence factor BrkB family protein: MSKAWNTSWDALDRFLANDGWATASHIALNGLMSLFPFLILVTALASFTGARPYSDEVTRILLEAWPEVVAKPIAQEIETVVTTTRTDLLTIGALLAVYFASNGVEALRTSLNRAYEVRETRWWYVCRLESIAYVLIGAVALLIAAILVVLGPLIWATAVRVVPGLAPLGWIVLFLRVTAASLVIIIALTVVHLFLPAGRRRFRDVLPGIVITLVLWLVAGTLFGTYLASFAQNYVNTYAGLASVMVALVFLYYSAAIFVLGGELNAAIWRANGRIV, translated from the coding sequence ATGTCGAAGGCATGGAACACGAGCTGGGACGCTCTGGACCGGTTCCTGGCGAATGACGGCTGGGCCACCGCCAGCCACATCGCCCTCAACGGGTTGATGTCGCTCTTTCCCTTCCTGATCCTCGTCACCGCCCTGGCGAGCTTCACCGGCGCGCGGCCCTATAGCGACGAGGTCACCCGCATTCTCCTCGAGGCCTGGCCGGAGGTGGTGGCGAAACCCATCGCCCAGGAGATCGAGACCGTCGTCACCACGACCCGCACCGACCTCCTGACCATCGGCGCCCTGCTCGCCGTCTATTTCGCCTCCAACGGTGTCGAGGCGCTGCGAACCTCGCTCAACCGCGCCTACGAGGTGCGCGAGACGCGCTGGTGGTATGTCTGCCGCCTGGAATCCATCGCCTACGTGCTGATCGGCGCCGTGGCCCTGCTGATCGCGGCGATCCTCGTCGTGCTCGGTCCGTTGATCTGGGCCACCGCCGTGCGCGTCGTGCCGGGCCTGGCGCCGCTCGGCTGGATCGTGCTGTTCCTGCGGGTCACCGCGGCTTCCCTGGTCATCATCATCGCTCTGACCGTGGTGCACCTGTTCTTGCCGGCCGGGCGCCGGCGCTTCCGCGACGTGCTGCCGGGCATCGTCATCACCCTGGTGCTCTGGCTCGTCGCCGGCACCCTCTTCGGCACCTATCTGGCGAGTTTCGCGCAGAACTACGTGAACACCTATGCCGGCCTCGCATCGGTCATGGTGGCGCTGGTGTTCCTCTATTATTCCGCCGCCATCTTCGTGCTCGGCGGCGAGCTCAACGCGGCGATCTGGCGGGCCAACGGCCGCATCGTCTGA
- a CDS encoding ABC transporter permease produces the protein MAAMSMMEAIREALSALRAHKLRSALTMLGMVIGVAAVIAMVAIGGGARDRVLAQVQSLGANLFIVLPGNVTQGGVRLGLGASSSLTEDDARAIEAEVPGVQITAPNSRTRTQVVAGGNNWFTEVVGVDLGWFEAREWSIASGRLFEPEETARGGQVVILGQTVARNLFGEGVDPIGETVRIRAVPFTVIGVMETKGQSMMGQDQDDTSFVPLPTIRQRLVGVNRANARSVGVIHVKIRDGESMAQAEDDMRQLLRQRHRLQPGQEDDFQIRNLTEIANTAAGAATTLSLLLAAVAAISLAVGGIGIMNIMLVSVTERTREIGLRLAVGARRRDVMRQFLIEATSLAAIGGIIGILTGLAAAFAVSARFGWPLLVEPQSIVGAVLFSGLVGVFFGWYPAKRASLLDPITALRTV, from the coding sequence ATGGCCGCCATGTCGATGATGGAAGCCATCCGCGAGGCCCTGTCCGCCCTGCGCGCCCACAAGCTGCGCTCGGCCCTGACCATGCTCGGCATGGTGATCGGCGTCGCGGCGGTCATCGCCATGGTGGCCATCGGCGGCGGCGCCCGCGACCGCGTGCTGGCGCAGGTCCAGTCGCTCGGCGCCAACCTGTTCATCGTCCTGCCCGGCAACGTTACCCAGGGCGGCGTGCGCCTCGGGCTCGGCGCCTCCTCCTCGCTGACGGAAGACGACGCCCGCGCCATCGAGGCGGAGGTTCCCGGCGTCCAGATTACCGCGCCCAACAGCCGCACGCGCACCCAGGTGGTCGCCGGCGGCAACAACTGGTTCACGGAGGTGGTGGGCGTCGACCTCGGCTGGTTCGAGGCGCGCGAATGGTCCATCGCCTCCGGCCGGCTGTTCGAACCGGAGGAGACCGCGCGCGGCGGCCAGGTGGTGATCCTCGGCCAGACGGTGGCGCGCAACCTGTTCGGCGAGGGCGTCGACCCGATCGGCGAGACGGTCCGCATCCGCGCCGTGCCCTTCACCGTCATCGGCGTGATGGAGACCAAGGGCCAGTCGATGATGGGCCAGGACCAGGACGACACCAGCTTCGTGCCGCTGCCGACCATCCGCCAGAGGCTCGTCGGCGTGAACCGCGCCAATGCCCGCTCCGTCGGCGTCATCCACGTCAAGATCCGCGACGGCGAGAGCATGGCGCAGGCCGAGGACGACATGCGCCAGCTCCTGCGTCAGCGGCACCGCCTCCAGCCGGGCCAGGAGGACGATTTCCAAATCCGCAACCTCACCGAGATCGCCAATACGGCGGCGGGCGCCGCCACAACCCTGTCGCTGCTGCTCGCTGCGGTGGCGGCCATCTCGCTGGCGGTGGGCGGCATCGGCATCATGAACATCATGCTGGTCAGCGTCACAGAGCGCACGCGCGAGATCGGCCTGAGGCTCGCCGTCGGCGCCCGCCGCCGCGACGTCATGCGGCAGTTCCTGATCGAGGCGACCTCGCTCGCCGCCATCGGCGGCATCATCGGCATCCTCACCGGGCTCGCCGCCGCCTTCGCCGTCTCGGCGCGGTTCGGCTGGCCGCTGCTGGTGGAGCCGCAGTCGATCGTCGGCGCCGTGCTGTTCTCCGGCCTCGTCGGCGTCTTCTTCGGCTGGTATCCGGCCAAGCGCGCCAGCCTGCTCGACCCGATCACGGCGCTGCGGACGGTCTGA
- a CDS encoding bifunctional diguanylate cyclase/phosphodiesterase, whose amino-acid sequence MTKRDSEALAGGTDTGGSAPMVVGRARFGLNWYLAGLVLVALVPMIAAAALTLLHAGRAFEAASEARLLDTARTLARAAESELEGGATLLNVLVRVPHVVSTPGAVDPWADAADLQIGGRLVEEFFATYTGIPGGEGLSPQGIPLDSLRRAFRTGQPALSNVFVDPGTNAPRIAFVALVAFDEASIRFAALVIPPERLVQALQRPEAGSGLLVAVVDGQGRFVARSRDGQASIGKPVPDFDKLRATGSRAGSLQATSIEGRPVFLAFQTLKGTPDWVLAVGEPLSAFHARTRAPLIDLAVAAALALLLGLFAAAWIGKTVLTPVQSLVGRARQVAAGDDTVPAAAAAPSGIAEFEDLRRSLEGSERALRARAEAQALVARSLAQSEKRYRILAGTGALVIWRRDTAGRVTATGWDVLTGRTPAFDSSWAAFDASWYDNLHPDDAPVVRATWQEAQRSSDHYDVEYRVRLADGTWHWVRSRGAKVEADDGSGEEWIGVIEDVHARREAQTRLAYLAHHDAMTGLGNRLFFQERLRAVCDDPALCRQVAVLCIDLDRFKWVNDTLGHAVGDAVLVAVTARLKACVQPGDVLARIGGDEFAVIQVAGPQPEAVSSLAQAIICALAAPMAVADHAVELTVSVGIALPDAEGPDAVLRNADIALDRAKHDGRGRFAFFEQAMDASMQLRLRMERDLRAAVDQGQFLLHYQPIVSVATGALAGFEALVRWRHPERGMVPPGDFIGLAEEIGLIAPLGRWVLERACADAALWPRPVKVAVNVSPRQLADSTFPDLVAATLKSTGLAPSRLELEITESALMHNVEAAKNALLRLKLTGCSIAMDDFGTGYSSLGYLRTFPFDKVKIDRSFVKHLAGTKESSAIIRAVTGMCDSLGIISTAEGVENQEQLAYLREERCIEAQGYLFGRPVPMDELPAVFARFAGGNVLQMDGFARPAPVRA is encoded by the coding sequence ATGACGAAGCGCGACTCAGAGGCCCTGGCGGGCGGCACGGACACCGGCGGATCTGCGCCGATGGTGGTCGGCCGAGCCCGTTTCGGCCTGAACTGGTATCTCGCCGGCCTCGTTCTGGTCGCCCTCGTGCCCATGATCGCGGCGGCGGCGCTCACGCTGCTCCATGCCGGGCGAGCCTTCGAGGCCGCCTCGGAAGCGCGGCTGCTCGACACTGCCCGGACGCTCGCCCGCGCCGCCGAGAGCGAACTCGAGGGCGGGGCGACGCTCCTCAACGTACTGGTCCGCGTGCCGCACGTCGTCTCCACGCCCGGCGCGGTCGATCCCTGGGCCGATGCCGCCGACCTGCAGATCGGCGGCCGGTTGGTCGAGGAGTTCTTCGCCACCTACACCGGCATTCCCGGAGGCGAGGGCCTGTCGCCTCAGGGCATCCCGCTCGACTCGCTGCGGCGGGCTTTCCGCACCGGCCAGCCGGCCCTGTCGAACGTCTTCGTCGATCCCGGCACGAACGCGCCGCGCATCGCCTTCGTCGCCCTCGTCGCCTTCGACGAGGCGAGCATCCGCTTCGCCGCGCTGGTTATTCCGCCGGAGCGTCTGGTCCAGGCTCTCCAGCGGCCCGAAGCCGGTTCCGGGTTGCTGGTGGCCGTCGTGGATGGACAGGGCCGCTTCGTCGCCCGCTCGCGCGACGGCCAGGCCTCGATCGGCAAGCCGGTGCCCGATTTCGACAAGCTCAGGGCCACGGGATCCCGCGCCGGCAGCCTGCAGGCCACGAGCATCGAGGGCCGGCCGGTCTTCCTCGCCTTCCAGACCCTCAAGGGCACGCCCGACTGGGTCCTGGCGGTGGGGGAGCCGCTCAGCGCCTTCCATGCGCGCACGCGCGCGCCACTGATCGATCTCGCCGTGGCCGCCGCCCTCGCCCTGCTGCTCGGGCTGTTCGCCGCTGCCTGGATCGGCAAGACGGTCCTCACGCCGGTCCAGTCCCTGGTGGGACGGGCCCGCCAGGTCGCGGCCGGCGACGACACGGTGCCGGCCGCCGCCGCGGCGCCATCCGGCATCGCCGAGTTCGAGGACCTCCGCCGCAGCTTGGAAGGGTCGGAGCGGGCCTTGCGCGCGCGTGCGGAGGCGCAGGCGCTCGTCGCCCGCAGCCTCGCCCAGAGCGAGAAGCGCTACCGCATCCTCGCCGGTACGGGGGCCCTCGTCATCTGGCGGCGCGACACCGCCGGCCGGGTCACCGCCACCGGCTGGGACGTGCTCACCGGCAGGACCCCCGCCTTCGATTCGTCCTGGGCCGCCTTCGACGCCTCCTGGTACGACAACCTGCATCCCGACGATGCGCCGGTGGTCCGGGCGACGTGGCAGGAGGCCCAGCGGTCGAGTGACCATTACGACGTCGAGTACCGCGTCCGCCTCGCCGACGGCACCTGGCACTGGGTCCGCTCGCGCGGCGCCAAGGTGGAGGCCGACGACGGCTCGGGCGAGGAGTGGATCGGCGTCATCGAGGACGTGCATGCCCGCCGCGAGGCCCAGACCCGCCTTGCCTACCTCGCCCATCACGACGCCATGACCGGCCTCGGGAACCGCCTCTTCTTCCAGGAGCGCCTGCGCGCCGTCTGCGACGACCCCGCCCTGTGCCGGCAGGTCGCCGTCCTCTGCATCGACCTCGACCGCTTCAAATGGGTCAACGACACGCTCGGCCACGCGGTCGGCGACGCCGTGCTGGTCGCCGTCACCGCGCGGCTGAAGGCCTGCGTCCAGCCCGGCGACGTCCTCGCCCGGATCGGCGGCGATGAATTCGCCGTCATCCAGGTCGCCGGCCCGCAGCCCGAGGCGGTCTCCTCGCTCGCCCAGGCCATTATCTGTGCCCTGGCGGCGCCCATGGCGGTGGCCGACCACGCCGTCGAGCTGACGGTCAGCGTCGGCATCGCCCTGCCGGACGCGGAGGGGCCGGATGCGGTCCTGCGCAATGCCGACATCGCCCTCGACCGCGCCAAGCACGATGGCCGCGGCCGCTTCGCCTTCTTCGAACAGGCCATGGACGCCTCCATGCAGCTTCGCCTGCGGATGGAGCGCGACCTCCGCGCGGCCGTCGACCAGGGCCAGTTCCTGCTGCACTACCAGCCGATCGTCTCCGTCGCGACGGGCGCCCTCGCCGGCTTCGAGGCGCTGGTGCGCTGGCGCCATCCGGAGCGCGGCATGGTGCCGCCGGGGGACTTCATCGGCCTCGCCGAGGAGATCGGCCTCATCGCCCCGCTCGGCCGCTGGGTGCTGGAACGCGCCTGCGCCGATGCGGCGCTCTGGCCGCGGCCGGTCAAGGTCGCCGTCAACGTCTCTCCGCGCCAGCTCGCCGACAGCACCTTCCCCGATCTCGTCGCGGCCACGCTGAAGAGCACGGGCCTCGCCCCCTCTCGTCTCGAGCTCGAGATCACCGAGAGCGCGCTGATGCACAATGTCGAGGCCGCCAAGAACGCGCTCCTGCGCCTCAAGCTCACCGGTTGCTCCATCGCCATGGACGATTTCGGCACCGGCTATTCCTCGCTCGGCTACCTGCGCACCTTCCCCTTCGACAAGGTCAAGATCGACCGTTCCTTCGTCAAACACCTCGCCGGCACCAAGGAGAGCAGCGCCATCATCCGGGCGGTGACCGGCATGTGCGACAGCCTCGGCATCATCAGCACCGCCGAGGGCGTCGAGAACCAGGAGCAGCTCGCCTATCTGCGCGAGGAGCGCTGCATCGAGGCGCAGGGCTATCTGTTCGGGCGCCCGGTGCCGATGGACGAGCTTCCCGCCGTCTTCGCACGCTTCGCCGGTGGCAACGTCCTGCAGATGGACGGCTTCGCGCGGCCCGCTCCCGTCCGCGCATGA
- the argJ gene encoding bifunctional glutamate N-acetyltransferase/amino-acid acetyltransferase ArgJ: MAKFVPPVSPLAPKTVPVLPPIDGVTLATAEAGIRYKGRTDVLAVGLAEGTTVAGVFTRSKCPSAPVDWCRANLAGGRARALVVNSGNANAFTGKKGREAVALTAKIAAKAAGCRQSEVFLASTGVIGEPLDATKYDAVLDGTFAAGKADGWLDAAKAIMTTDTFPKVATATASLGGVTVTINGMAKGAGMIAPDMATMLSFVFTDAPIDAPALQALLSKGVKTTFNTVTVDSDTSTSDTLMLFATGAAAARGAPRIAEAADRRLAGFRKALQAVLADLAEQVARDGEGARKLVHVVVKGAVSNASAFRVAKSIADSPLVKTAIAGEDANWGRVVMAVGKAGEPAERDRLSISFGDIRVAHEGERDPAYDEAAASAVMKKDVITVTADLGLGRGTARVMTCDLTKDYVAINGDYRS; this comes from the coding sequence ATGGCCAAATTCGTGCCTCCCGTCTCCCCCCTCGCACCGAAGACTGTGCCGGTCCTGCCGCCGATCGACGGCGTGACCCTCGCCACAGCCGAGGCCGGTATCCGCTACAAGGGCCGCACCGACGTGCTGGCGGTGGGCCTCGCCGAAGGCACGACGGTCGCCGGCGTCTTCACCCGCTCCAAATGCCCCTCCGCCCCGGTCGACTGGTGCCGCGCCAACCTCGCCGGCGGCCGCGCCCGCGCCCTGGTGGTCAATTCCGGCAATGCCAACGCCTTCACCGGCAAGAAGGGCCGCGAGGCCGTGGCGCTGACCGCGAAGATCGCCGCCAAGGCGGCAGGCTGCAGACAGTCCGAGGTCTTCCTCGCCTCCACCGGCGTCATCGGCGAGCCGCTCGACGCCACCAAATACGACGCAGTGCTCGACGGGACCTTCGCCGCCGGCAAGGCCGATGGCTGGCTGGACGCGGCCAAGGCCATCATGACCACCGACACCTTTCCGAAGGTCGCCACCGCCACCGCCAGCCTCGGCGGCGTCACGGTCACCATCAACGGCATGGCCAAGGGCGCCGGCATGATCGCGCCGGACATGGCGACCATGCTGTCCTTCGTCTTCACCGACGCGCCGATCGACGCGCCCGCCCTCCAGGCCCTGCTGTCGAAGGGGGTGAAGACCACCTTCAACACGGTGACGGTCGACAGCGACACCTCCACCTCGGACACGCTGATGCTCTTCGCCACCGGCGCCGCCGCGGCCCGTGGCGCGCCGCGCATCGCCGAGGCCGCAGACCGTCGCCTCGCCGGCTTCCGCAAGGCGTTGCAGGCGGTCCTCGCCGACCTCGCCGAGCAGGTCGCCCGTGACGGCGAGGGGGCCCGCAAGCTCGTCCACGTCGTGGTCAAGGGCGCCGTCTCCAACGCCTCCGCCTTCCGCGTCGCCAAGTCGATCGCCGACTCGCCGCTGGTGAAGACCGCCATCGCCGGCGAGGACGCCAACTGGGGCCGCGTCGTCATGGCGGTCGGCAAGGCGGGCGAACCGGCGGAGCGCGACCGCCTGTCGATTTCCTTCGGCGACATCCGCGTCGCCCACGAAGGCGAGCGGGACCCCGCCTATGATGAGGCGGCGGCCAGCGCCGTGATGAAGAAGGATGTGATCACGGTCACCGCCGATCTCGGCCTCGGCCGCGGCACGGCGCGCGTCATGACCTGCGACCTGACCAAGGACTACGTCGCCATCAACGGCGATTATCGCTCCTGA
- a CDS encoding (deoxy)nucleoside triphosphate pyrophosphohydrolase, with product MTSRLVFVAACALVDPDNRVLLAERPAGKPLAGLWEFPGGKVEPGERPEETLIRELREELGIHVQEPCLAPLTFASHAYETFQLFMPLWVCRRWEGSVRSLEGQRLAWVKPGRLRDYAMPAADEPLIPFLTELLGEARD from the coding sequence ATGACCTCGAGGCTGGTTTTCGTCGCCGCCTGCGCCCTGGTCGATCCGGACAACCGGGTCCTCCTGGCGGAGCGGCCCGCCGGCAAGCCTCTGGCGGGTCTTTGGGAATTCCCCGGCGGCAAGGTCGAGCCGGGCGAGCGGCCGGAGGAGACGCTGATCCGCGAGCTTCGCGAGGAGCTCGGAATCCACGTCCAGGAACCCTGCCTCGCGCCCCTGACCTTCGCCAGCCACGCCTACGAGACCTTCCAGCTGTTCATGCCGCTGTGGGTCTGCCGGAGGTGGGAGGGGAGCGTCCGAAGCCTCGAGGGTCAGAGGCTTGCATGGGTGAAACCGGGCCGGTTGCGGGATTATGCCATGCCGGCGGCCGACGAACCCCTGATCCCCTTCCTCACCGAACTGCTCGGTGAGGCACGCGACTGA
- a CDS encoding Flp family type IVb pilin translates to MARRFRQMTRLTGRFGANEAGATAIEYSLIASGIAGAVILAVYALGDTVQNTLYAKITGAFQ, encoded by the coding sequence ATGGCTCGCAGGTTTCGGCAGATGACGCGCCTCACGGGGCGGTTCGGCGCCAACGAGGCGGGCGCCACGGCCATCGAATATTCGCTGATCGCCAGCGGCATCGCCGGCGCCGTCATCCTCGCGGTCTACGCCCTCGGCGACACCGTCCAGAACACGCTCTACGCCAAGATCACCGGCGCCTTCCAGTAA